The DNA region GTCCTCGCCGTAGTCGCGATACGTGATGCCTGCGCGCTTGGCCGCATCCCACAGGTAACCCGAATGCGGCACCGGCGCTCCCACGCCGTTTTGGGAATCGTAGCCCGCGCGGCGGTTGCCGTAATTTACGGGCCACATACGTTCGAGATAATCGTTCGCAGTCGCGGCGTCAGCCCAGTTGTGGCCGTCGGCGCTCACCTGCGCGTCCGCGTACGCGTTATCCAAGACGCCGAACCGTTGCGCGATGGCATGCTGATTCGGCGTGACCGCGCGCCCGAACATGACGAGCGATGCGTCGCCGTTGGCTTTGGGGATATCGCCCAACACTTGGTCGTACGAACGGTTTTCTTTGATGACGTAGATGACGTGCGAGATCGGGCCGTGCGGGCGCACGATCGTCGCCGCAGCCGCCCGCGGCGCCCACAGCGGCATGAGATCGCTTAGGGCCTGCGCGGTCATGGCAGTAACGCGTTCGTAGGCGGCTCGCGGAATGGCGCGCACCGAGCCGACGGTTATCGCGGCGACGTAGCCGGGGCTGTTGCGCTTTCGCGGATCGAACTGTGGGTTCGCCGGAGACTTTTCGCCTTTGCCGTTGCTGACGTAGAGCGTCCCGCTCGCGCCCATCGCAAGACCTGTCGGATACCAGCCGGCAGGAATATAGCCGATGACGCGGTCGTTGCGTAGATGCGCGACGGCATTCTCGCCGCCGAGACTGACGAACAGATCGTTTCCGTGAACAAGCAGCGCGTTCGGATTAGCGCCGTACCCGTTCACGCGTGCGGTTTTCATTCCAACGGGGATGTTTGCGATTCGCCTATTCGTACGCGTATTTATGATAGCAACTGAATCGTTGTCGCATACAGCGACGTAGAGTTTGGATCCATCGCTTGACATCGCAAGGTCGCAGGGATGCGATCCGACGGCGATCTGTCGGATGACGCGGCCCGCTGCCGCGTCAACGAGTGCCACCGAGCTTTGCCCGCGCAGCGCGACATAGACGAATTTGCCATTCCCCGTACCGATGGCCGCGCCCGGATGCGAGCCCACGGCGATCGCGCGTTGTGCGACCGTTGGGCTGGCGGAGATCTGAGCGATCGTTATCGTGCCGCCTACCGGGCTATTGTGATCGTCGGCTGTGACGGCGAGCGGAATTGTCTGCGTGCCCTGACGCATGAAGATCAGCGAGACGGAAACCGGCCACGCGCCTTTGGCAAGCGAAAATGGTTGAACGACGCCGCGCGCGATGTCGACGGCTTGAATCGCATCGGTTGCCGCGCCCGGAACGCAGACGAACGGCGTACACCACACCGGTTTCCCAAACGCACCGCTGAGCGGGATCGACTTGATCGTTTGCAGCGTTTTTGCATCGAGCAGACGCAGCGCGGCGGGATCGACGCCGGACTCGACGACGGCCAGGGTTTTACCGTCGGGTGAGAGCGCAATGCCTTGCGGCATGGTGCCCACGGTCGCCAGCGCGCCGGCAGGGGGCGTTAGGCGCCACCCGCTCGGCAATACCGTCTGCACAATGGCCGCGCCCGCGGCAACCCCAAATGCGGCCGCCCCAAGGGCGGCAAGAAAGATGAACCGTCGCAGCATGCGGGTCGTTTCTCCTTATGGCGCAGGGGAGCCCCTGCCGGGAGTCTGCCATTGGCCGCTTGGCCGGAGGACGGGGCGGGGTATACCGGAATCGAGCCTGCGATAAGGAGCCGCGAAAAGTGAACCTGAGCGAACTCACCGTATACGCCGGCGGCGAATTCCGGAACTACGACGACGCCAAAATCGGTCTCTTGACCCACGGACTGCAATATGGAACCGGGTGCTTCGAAGGCATTCGGGGCTATTGGGCGCCGGGAGATCGCGAGCTCTATCTTGTCCAGTTGCGCGAACATTTCGAACGCTTGGCGATCAGCGCGAAGATCCTGTTGATGAAAATGCCGCACTCCGTCGACGAACTGATCGAAATCACGTCGGATCTCTGTGCGCGCAACCGTTTTGAAAGCAACACGTACGTTCGGCCATGCATGTTCAAGTCTGCCGAAGACATCGGCGTGCGCCTACATAACGTGCATGAATCTCTTGCGATTGTCGCAATTCCATACAACATGGATTACCTGGATGCCGGCGGCGTGGCCGCGGGAACCAGTTCATGGCGCCGTGCCGACGATTCGGCTGCACCACCACGCGCGAAGATCACCGGGCTCTATGTGAACAGCGCGCTTGCGAAGAGCGAAGCAATTGCCAATGGCTACGACGAGGCGATCATGCTTTCGCACGACGGTCACCTGGCCGAGGGCTCGGCCGAAAATATTTTCCTAGTTAAAAACGGCGTGCTGCTCACGCCGGATCCGTCGCAGAACGTGTTGGAGGGCTGCACGCGGCGCTTAATCCTCGACGTTGCAAAGCGCGAGTTTGGTATCGAAGTCGTCGAACGCGCGATTGACCGCAGCGAACTCTACGGGGCCGAAGAGATCTTTTTCACCGGCACGGGGGTCGGCATTGTTCACGTGAAATCCGTCGACCGGCGCGCTGTGGCTGACGAACAAATGGGCCCGGTAACTCGAAAACTCGCCGGTTTCTACGACCGGTTCGTCCACGGCCAAGAGCCGAAATACCGGGAACTGCTGACGCCGGTCTACGCCGGCCGGGCTGTCGCTACGGCGTAGACTCGGGGTTGGGCGTAGCCGGGACGGGGGTCTGCGGCGCCCACATCGGCACGTCATCGTTCGATTCGGTCGCGACCGGCGGCTGCGCCGGGCCATCGAAACCATTGAGCGCACGCCATTTGCCGAACTGCTGAAGATGCGAGTATGCCATGCTCGAAACGCGGCGGATGAAGCGCCGTCCGGCCGAGAGCGTTGGGAGATGCGTCGTCATGACGGCAATCACATACGCGCCGTTTGAAGCATAGACGATACCGACGTCGTTGAGCGTGTCATCGAGCGATCCGGTCTTATGTGCGATCGGAATCTCAGGCAACGACGCGGGAATCAGCGAATTGATCTCTTGCCGTTCGAGGATCGCAATCATCTGTTGCGACGACCATTCATCGACAAGTTTGTTTTGCGCCATGCCGGTCAGCAAGCGCACCATGTCCGCGGGACTCGTGCGTAACGTGTTGCGGATGCTCCAGCCGGCCGTGTGAATATAATCTGACAGCCGCGTATGATGCAAGCCGAGCTCCCGCATCGTGTCATTGATGTGCGTGCGTCCGACCAAGCGAATCAACATATTGGCGGCAGTATTATCGCTGACCGCGATCATTTGCGTCAGCAATTCCGAGACCGGGAACGTCGAGCCGACCGGCGCGTCGGCGATCGCGCCCGAACCCCAATCGCGATCGCGGGGCATCAGCGTCACGCGATGATTCAAATCGAAGCTGCCCGCCTGCAGTTGCTTGAACACTTCCACCATGACGGGAATCTTTATCGTGGAGGCGGCCGGCATCACCGCGTTAGCGTTGATCGAGGAGACCAAGCCCGTTCCGAGGTCCTTGACTTCCATGGCGACGTGACCCGGGGCGCGGCCGCATGCGCGCGCCATCGTAGCCTGCAAATCTGCAAGCGGCGCGGGCAATGACATCGCGTTTGCCGGTTGAGCGTACGAACCCGCGATCGCCGCCACCGCAAAAATAGCTAGGATATGCCGCACGGTTGGCTCCTATGCTGTTATTGTCGGCTAACTTCGAGGCAGTCCTTAATCTGTCATCCTCTGGCCCGGCGTGTCATCCCGAGCCCTAGTGTCATGGTGAGCCTGTCGAACCACAGCCGAGCCTGTCGAGGCGGGCTTTAAAGGGCCGGATGCGCGCTGCTACGCTGTGCTCAACAATTAAGGGGCTCGACTGCAACGCTCCAGGTTGATGTCTCGATCCGGTAATTTCGATAATATCCGCAAGGCAGGTTATCGGCATTTCTCGGCACGGTCCGCGGTAGATAAACCTCATAGTATGTTGTGTCCGGTTTCGAATGGGATCGATCGAAGTTGCGCTGTTGGATCGTGAAGTTTGCTGAACGGAGATCTTCAAGAGGCGCTAGCACGTCGAGCGCCCCCGAAAGCATCTTGTTGTAAAGAATAATCAGAGCTTTGGCGTCAAGCGCGGACATGCCTATACCGTTACCGTCAAAAGAAAACGGCATCATCCCTTTCAGGTCGGTCACAGCGCCCGTCTGTTCGTCGACCTGGTAGGTCAATACGTTTCCATTATGGTCGCGAGCGAGAATAACATTGATTTTACCGTTCTTAGTGCCGACCTCAACTTGCTGACTCGCGAGCGCCACATTGTCGAGGCTAGCGAGCTCACCTCCAAGCGATGTGCTAAGCGCGTGTACGGCTTGTCCGGGCAGCGTGATGTAATCTAAGGACGGATCTCGCAGCATGGCTTCGATTTTGATCCGCCTGGAATCGCTGATGCCTGACTCTACGAAGATCCGGTCGAGCGCGGCGTAATCCGAAGGCGCTCCGCAGGGAGCAACTTTGCCAAGAAGATCAAGGCTCGTTTCAAAAATGCTTGTTGAGAGATCATCGAGTTGCTTGACCTTGCGATAGTCTTCGTAGCTGACCCGATAACGTTCCAGATCTTGTAACTCTTTAGCACGAACCGCGGCGTTCTGCTCCTGCGTGCGAGTCAGATCGCAATATCCCGGGATAAGGACGCTCATAGCCCGATTGTCGAGCCGCAGCTGCGGACAGGGCAGGCGTTTGTCGGGATCAAACTTTGGGTCGTACGCATCTTCGATCGCGCGCAGCACTTGCGCCCACCCACTGACGAACGTGCGACGCTTCAAAGTGAAAGCGCCCACTCGAAACAGGTGCACATCGAGTGTTCCCTGCATCGCGTAAATCGCGGTTCGCAAATCATCTAGCGCGCGGGAGCGTCTGTAAGCTTGGAGCTTGTCTAGCGCGTCCTCGACGCGACCTTCGATCGTCGTCGCGAGTTGAATCGCGCTAATATTTACTACTAACGAGGCATTATGCAGATCGACGGTTAGCACTCCGTTTTTGAATATCGACGGTAGATGAGCCAGATCGAACTGAGGCTCGGAGGTGCCGCCGGTTGCGCCTGTCTGTATGTTGTAGTTGCTGGCGATTCTCGTTTGCAGGCCATAATGCGCGGTCGGCATCGGTTTGGCGATGTTCAGAATGAGCTTCGGAGTGCCGTAGAAATGAACGACGCCAGCCGGTCCGCTCAGCGCGATCGTGAGTTGATAATAGGGCGCGTAGTTGGCGTTGCCGCCGAAAGGCTGGACGCCCAAAAGTTCTACTCCGACCGGCCCGTTGGCTTCGATGTGAATGTGTTCACCATCAGGCATGTCACTGGCGGGATAGACGAGCTGCGCGCTTACTCCGTCGGCACTGGGTATTTGTATAGTTCCGCCGCGCCGATCGAGCGTTGAATCGACCTGTCGCGTGAC from Candidatus Rubrimentiphilum sp. includes:
- a CDS encoding alkaline phosphatase family protein codes for the protein MLRRFIFLAALGAAAFGVAAGAAIVQTVLPSGWRLTPPAGALATVGTMPQGIALSPDGKTLAVVESGVDPAALRLLDAKTLQTIKSIPLSGAFGKPVWCTPFVCVPGAATDAIQAVDIARGVVQPFSLAKGAWPVSVSLIFMRQGTQTIPLAVTADDHNSPVGGTITIAQISASPTVAQRAIAVGSHPGAAIGTGNGKFVYVALRGQSSVALVDAAAGRVIRQIAVGSHPCDLAMSSDGSKLYVAVCDNDSVAIINTRTNRRIANIPVGMKTARVNGYGANPNALLVHGNDLFVSLGGENAVAHLRNDRVIGYIPAGWYPTGLAMGASGTLYVSNGKGEKSPANPQFDPRKRNSPGYVAAITVGSVRAIPRAAYERVTAMTAQALSDLMPLWAPRAAAATIVRPHGPISHVIYVIKENRSYDQVLGDIPKANGDASLVMFGRAVTPNQHAIAQRFGVLDNAYADAQVSADGHNWADAATANDYLERMWPVNYGNRRAGYDSQNGVGAPVPHSGYLWDAAKRAGITYRDYGEDMSISAGPPISSTDHPSLQGHYDSASVGWNLKYSDQNRFNEWKREFNAFVANGKLPQLEILYLPNDHTAGTRANELTPEAYVAMNDWAVGQLVDTVSHSRYWKSTAIFVLEDDAQNGPDHVSDQRSTFYVASAYARGGVDHSHYSTVSFVRTIELLLGLQPLSVADTTTQPLYNTFATRPVNAKPYTAIKPGIDMNALNSKAAYGSAISARLNFSRPDAVDPKVLNDILEHAVRRR
- a CDS encoding branched-chain amino acid transaminase, producing the protein MNLSELTVYAGGEFRNYDDAKIGLLTHGLQYGTGCFEGIRGYWAPGDRELYLVQLREHFERLAISAKILLMKMPHSVDELIEITSDLCARNRFESNTYVRPCMFKSAEDIGVRLHNVHESLAIVAIPYNMDYLDAGGVAAGTSSWRRADDSAAPPRAKITGLYVNSALAKSEAIANGYDEAIMLSHDGHLAEGSAENIFLVKNGVLLTPDPSQNVLEGCTRRLILDVAKREFGIEVVERAIDRSELYGAEEIFFTGTGVGIVHVKSVDRRAVADEQMGPVTRKLAGFYDRFVHGQEPKYRELLTPVYAGRAVATA
- a CDS encoding serine hydrolase translates to MRHILAIFAVAAIAGSYAQPANAMSLPAPLADLQATMARACGRAPGHVAMEVKDLGTGLVSSINANAVMPAASTIKIPVMVEVFKQLQAGSFDLNHRVTLMPRDRDWGSGAIADAPVGSTFPVSELLTQMIAVSDNTAANMLIRLVGRTHINDTMRELGLHHTRLSDYIHTAGWSIRNTLRTSPADMVRLLTGMAQNKLVDEWSSQQMIAILERQEINSLIPASLPEIPIAHKTGSLDDTLNDVGIVYASNGAYVIAVMTTHLPTLSAGRRFIRRVSSMAYSHLQQFGKWRALNGFDGPAQPPVATESNDDVPMWAPQTPVPATPNPESTP